Proteins encoded by one window of Alkalinema sp. FACHB-956:
- the leuS gene encoding leucine--tRNA ligase gives MESRYSPAEIEEKWQQVWAEQGLHQTSTDSSKPKFYALSMFPYPSGNLHMGHVRVYTIVDVIARLKRMQGYRVLNPMGWDAFGLPAENAAIERGIHPAKWTYSNIAQMRKQLDSLGISFDWSKEVTTCSPDYYKWTQWLFLQFFQSGLAYQKEATVNWDPIDQTVLANEQVDSEGRSWRSGAKVERKQLRQWFFKITDYAEQLLQDLEQLGGWPEKVRLMQANWIGKSTGAQVTFQTEQGDDLVVFTTRPDTLWGATFMVIAPEHPLVEKLTVPAQADAIKAYQAEAEAKSDIDRTAEGKEKTGVWTGSYAINPVNGAKVPIWIADYVMMDYGTGAIMAVPAHDQRDFEFARKFGLEIKVVVQPEGESLDGATMAEAWPGEGVMVNSGPLDGVTAGKGKGQSVEAAVQWLETNQKGKGTANYRLRDWLISRQRYWGCPIPIVHCPDCGAVPVPDDQLPVQLPEDVEFSGKGSPLAKLESWVNTPCPSCGTPAKRETDTMDTFMCSSWYFMRYPDAQNAEAVFDPAIGNSWMPVDQYVGGIEHAILHLLYSRFFTKVVRDHACAPNGDRDLLNCDEPFQRLLTQGMVQGRTYKNPRTDKYVIPQNITDFANPTDPETGEALEVVYEKMSKSKHNGVAPGDVISKYGADTARMFILFKAPPEKDLEWDDADVEGQFRFLNRVWRLVTESGVSADPVTLPDSLTKEEKDLRRSIHTAIKEVTEDLTDDYQFNTAVSELMKLSNALNDAKCKTSPVYAEGVQTLLLLLAPFAPHMADELWASLGQAQSIHTHGFPIVDPKALVADELTIVIQILGKTRGTITVPAASTKEQIEELAKNSDIAQKHIAGKEIKKTIVVPGKLVNFVVA, from the coding sequence GTTGCCAGCGGAAAATGCCGCGATCGAACGGGGGATTCATCCCGCCAAATGGACGTACTCCAACATTGCCCAAATGCGCAAACAGTTGGATAGTCTGGGGATCTCCTTCGACTGGAGCAAAGAAGTTACCACCTGCTCCCCGGACTACTACAAATGGACACAATGGTTGTTCCTGCAATTCTTCCAGTCCGGTTTGGCCTACCAAAAGGAAGCTACCGTCAACTGGGATCCCATCGATCAAACCGTGCTGGCTAACGAGCAGGTGGATAGCGAAGGGCGATCGTGGCGATCGGGCGCGAAGGTTGAACGCAAACAACTGCGCCAATGGTTCTTCAAAATTACCGACTATGCCGAGCAACTGTTGCAGGACTTGGAGCAACTGGGCGGCTGGCCGGAAAAAGTGCGGCTGATGCAGGCCAACTGGATCGGCAAGTCCACGGGCGCACAAGTCACCTTCCAAACCGAGCAGGGCGATGACTTAGTTGTCTTCACGACTCGCCCCGATACCCTGTGGGGAGCCACCTTTATGGTGATTGCCCCAGAACATCCCCTGGTGGAAAAATTAACCGTACCCGCCCAAGCCGACGCGATCAAAGCCTACCAAGCCGAAGCGGAAGCCAAAAGCGACATCGATCGCACCGCCGAAGGCAAGGAAAAAACCGGGGTCTGGACGGGGAGCTATGCCATCAATCCGGTAAACGGAGCCAAGGTGCCCATCTGGATTGCCGACTACGTCATGATGGACTACGGCACGGGAGCAATCATGGCGGTTCCGGCCCATGACCAACGGGACTTCGAGTTTGCCCGCAAGTTTGGCTTAGAAATAAAAGTCGTGGTGCAGCCGGAGGGCGAAAGCTTGGATGGCGCAACGATGGCTGAAGCTTGGCCGGGAGAGGGCGTCATGGTCAACTCTGGCCCCTTGGATGGGGTGACCGCTGGCAAGGGCAAAGGCCAGAGTGTGGAGGCCGCCGTGCAATGGCTGGAAACGAACCAAAAGGGCAAAGGCACTGCTAACTACCGGCTGCGGGATTGGTTGATTTCTCGGCAGCGCTACTGGGGCTGTCCCATCCCGATCGTCCATTGTCCTGACTGTGGTGCGGTTCCGGTTCCCGATGATCAGTTGCCCGTGCAGTTGCCTGAGGATGTGGAGTTTTCCGGCAAAGGCTCGCCCTTGGCGAAGTTGGAGTCCTGGGTCAATACCCCCTGTCCCAGTTGCGGCACCCCTGCTAAACGGGAAACGGACACGATGGATACCTTCATGTGTTCCTCTTGGTATTTCATGCGCTATCCCGATGCCCAGAATGCGGAGGCGGTTTTCGATCCGGCGATCGGCAATAGTTGGATGCCAGTGGATCAATACGTGGGCGGAATTGAACATGCAATTTTGCACCTGTTGTATTCCCGCTTTTTTACCAAAGTGGTGCGCGATCACGCATGTGCGCCTAACGGCGATCGGGACTTGTTAAATTGCGATGAACCCTTCCAGCGCTTGCTGACCCAGGGCATGGTGCAGGGCCGCACCTACAAAAATCCGCGCACGGACAAATACGTCATTCCCCAAAACATCACTGATTTTGCTAATCCCACCGATCCGGAAACGGGGGAAGCGTTGGAAGTGGTGTATGAAAAGATGTCCAAATCTAAACACAATGGCGTTGCTCCCGGTGATGTGATTAGCAAATACGGGGCGGATACTGCCCGGATGTTTATTCTGTTTAAAGCTCCGCCAGAAAAGGATTTGGAGTGGGATGATGCGGATGTGGAAGGTCAGTTCCGCTTCTTGAATCGGGTTTGGCGGTTGGTGACGGAGTCGGGGGTCTCTGCTGATCCGGTGACGTTACCCGATAGCTTGACGAAGGAAGAGAAGGATCTGCGTCGATCGATTCACACTGCCATTAAAGAAGTGACGGAGGACTTGACCGACGACTATCAGTTCAATACGGCGGTGTCGGAGCTGATGAAGTTGAGCAATGCGTTGAATGATGCGAAGTGCAAAACGTCTCCGGTCTATGCGGAAGGGGTGCAAACGTTGCTGTTGCTGTTAGCGCCCTTTGCGCCCCACATGGCCGATGAACTGTGGGCTAGTTTGGGGCAGGCCCAGTCGATCCATACCCATGGCTTCCCGATCGTTGATCCCAAGGCGTTGGTGGCCGATGAGTTGACGATCGTGATTCAAATCCTGGGCAAAACCCGAGGCACCATTACGGTTCCGGCGGCTTCCACCAAGGAACAAATCGAGGAATTGGCGAAGAATTCTGACATTGCCCAAAAACATATTGCGGGCAAAGAGATTAAGAAAACGATCGTTGTTCCCGGTAAATTGGTAAACTTTGTAGTAGCTTAA
- a CDS encoding ATP-binding protein has translation MPEAAKQQSNPFSTGGGGVNFETRVQAAFTVLMLSGRLAPCLPPFPITKIKLQGRYAGFNTDDFIVFAKQPDTDREARLLAQIKHDVSITAKDQTFAEVIQSTWNDFKDESFNLSTDALALITGPLSATDIHDVRPILEWARHSANEEEFFAKINTSNFSSAAKRKKLEAFKTHLKTANGEMDVSDGQFWEFLKAFHLIGYDLDTESGSTLSLLHSLIAQYSNESAPSLWKNIVEEVQGFNQTAGTITLETLSEGIRTAFSTVSFSSWSSDITKLKEHSNYILGGIRTTIGGLHIEQPDIFSELLGLTETSSFIFVSGERGSGKSSLIREFSDYISKSAPISPIFCLRTEDLEQSHLNNVFSAMGLRSSLSDIEAGFALMPKKYLTIESLEKLLELDKTTAFTDLLQLLSKHQGWTVIATGRDYAYQQITFNYLQPFGVNFKTLTLSGFSNDQVQNLCGRLEPLQKISENPKLKPLLKSPFFADLAYRVLQTGTEFTSQDGEKEFRIAVWQNVIAKEQDRANGMPLKRKQAFINIAVSRAKQMVYGVPEADFDGDAVFKLEEDNLVRRDSTNDLVSPSHDVLEDWALDQYIEDAYRKDSGKIQDFLDAIGHEPAINRAFRLWLHQKLRCGENVDDFVSFVLTSQDIQSYWQDETIAAILQGDNPDKFLSSLKDRLFLDDGKLLKRFCFILRIACQTPDPTFISKLKQSDDSSLVDALLLRPYGQGWKAIICFLFENRDSLFEDLIPHVTAVLNNWSSLLNLNEDLPLPAREAGLLALHLLAPLKESYRDNGDRKKLLSIIIKTIPAIHEDFLSLLNTDVFADQADSLADQEEVIPSDVNKNKELEERLQAMGTNQEELLQPILDDDSDDDFRRSHRLNYVEEFCKMAFQGVEAAFFCKYDPDTLIKLALFEWLVTESSNSNGSRHINGRNVAGCFGLHAHNDSFSPASGAKGPFKSLLDFHSRKGLDFILHFLNITADKYAHSTLDTPEQSHYLRIRNSEPLIEQVNIHLNDGSLISQYCSSRLWTAYRNCSLGSYVPTLLMCALMALENWLIAYVEHFEANQIELLFEYILRSSNSVMSTAVLASVATGFSLKVGKAALPLLRTAELYHMDRERTIHECGGNEIDWHRSSFDPLSELYSAERRTAALRPWRKEHLEMLVVRLQFSEWRDEALAAIDLLRASEPQDETMRFLLHRIDSRGWKPVEDQENNRIIFEPEGLEPDLKDIQQQTQEMMQVQNRFSTLCVWSRKTFKNEPLETEYYATWHEALAETKELFEELKAGAVSNLAAMYFGGIVTAAAVFVRDYSSELNKEDVLWCAQLIIQAVMANADSDNSTAIVDATDHDGAAAAASILPILLDFVSEKQEEFIVKKLIAIALTHVNENVRHKAAAGIRNHLWKRDSEFAQKCIIGALEYARFEQDQDNQFVKRRIYSLEGADKEAEITKLQERKDEFRERFANGEISGELEKITLQAYSHWYLLSPCLMIPDGSRESSHIKLLSNILNLSFESEQQEHTYSSERDKNLEIHYKIRLAFIERFAKHIFCLQDLNFQPYLEYLITGCDIAPEFIDYLALQVAVIAERANKKEVYWQLWKELSQKLQKLAISLAASESRSRHQDSMRKLIRNMLCAHTRWQKVDYENQDIVLGKDLLLEFVTNAGNNPDVFEALASLMYHFRSIFFELGIHILSKHQREQGGTRLFSGRNTAFYLERAIQHFLQVDQVGLLSRNLHESCLVLLNAIVETASSRAYYLRQHLIRSRKIL, from the coding sequence ATGCCAGAAGCAGCAAAACAGCAAAGTAACCCCTTTTCAACGGGAGGCGGTGGAGTAAATTTTGAAACACGGGTTCAAGCAGCCTTTACCGTTCTTATGCTGTCGGGTCGGCTGGCACCATGCCTGCCACCATTTCCAATTACAAAAATCAAGCTTCAAGGACGCTATGCAGGCTTTAATACTGATGATTTTATCGTGTTTGCCAAGCAGCCAGATACAGATAGAGAAGCAAGGCTACTAGCTCAAATCAAGCACGATGTGAGCATCACAGCGAAAGATCAAACCTTTGCAGAAGTCATCCAAAGTACCTGGAATGATTTTAAGGATGAAAGTTTCAATCTTAGTACTGATGCTTTGGCTCTTATCACAGGACCTCTAAGTGCAACTGACATACATGATGTGCGACCTATTCTGGAATGGGCAAGACACTCTGCAAATGAAGAAGAATTTTTTGCCAAAATTAATACTTCCAACTTTAGTAGTGCTGCAAAAAGGAAAAAGTTGGAAGCGTTCAAGACGCATTTGAAGACAGCTAATGGTGAAATGGATGTCTCTGACGGGCAGTTCTGGGAATTCTTAAAAGCCTTTCATCTCATTGGTTACGATTTAGATACAGAATCAGGGAGCACATTATCCTTACTTCATTCTCTAATTGCCCAATATTCAAATGAATCCGCACCATCTTTGTGGAAAAATATTGTTGAAGAGGTTCAAGGCTTTAATCAAACCGCAGGAACAATCACTTTAGAGACTTTGTCCGAAGGTATTCGGACTGCATTTAGTACTGTTAGTTTCTCCAGTTGGTCATCAGATATCACTAAGCTCAAGGAACATAGTAATTACATTTTAGGTGGTATAAGGACTACTATTGGTGGACTTCATATCGAGCAGCCGGATATATTCTCTGAACTGCTTGGTTTGACTGAAACCTCTAGCTTCATTTTCGTTTCCGGAGAGCGTGGTTCTGGAAAATCTAGCTTGATACGAGAGTTTTCAGACTATATCAGTAAAAGTGCTCCTATATCTCCTATATTCTGTCTACGCACTGAGGATTTAGAGCAGTCTCATCTTAACAATGTTTTTTCAGCAATGGGCTTAAGAAGTTCACTTTCTGATATAGAAGCAGGCTTCGCTTTAATGCCCAAAAAGTACTTAACTATCGAGTCGCTTGAAAAGCTTCTTGAGTTAGATAAAACAACAGCGTTTACAGATTTGCTTCAATTACTGAGCAAGCATCAAGGTTGGACTGTGATTGCTACTGGTCGTGACTATGCGTATCAACAAATAACATTTAACTATCTTCAGCCTTTTGGAGTTAACTTTAAAACACTTACGTTAAGCGGTTTTAGTAATGATCAAGTTCAGAATCTATGCGGACGACTTGAACCCTTGCAAAAAATTTCTGAAAATCCGAAGTTGAAACCATTGCTAAAATCGCCGTTTTTTGCAGATTTAGCATACAGAGTTCTTCAAACTGGAACGGAATTTACGTCTCAGGATGGTGAAAAGGAGTTCCGCATTGCAGTCTGGCAAAATGTAATTGCTAAAGAACAAGATCGAGCAAATGGAATGCCGCTTAAGCGAAAGCAAGCCTTCATCAATATCGCAGTCAGTCGAGCTAAGCAAATGGTCTATGGAGTTCCTGAAGCTGATTTCGATGGTGATGCTGTATTCAAGCTCGAAGAAGATAACTTAGTTCGTCGCGATTCCACGAATGATCTTGTTAGTCCATCGCATGATGTTCTAGAGGACTGGGCGCTTGACCAATATATTGAGGATGCTTATCGAAAAGATTCAGGTAAAATACAAGATTTCCTTGATGCAATCGGTCATGAACCCGCAATAAACCGTGCATTTCGCTTGTGGCTTCATCAAAAGTTAAGGTGCGGCGAGAATGTTGATGATTTTGTGAGCTTTGTTCTTACTAGTCAAGATATCCAGAGCTATTGGCAGGATGAAACTATTGCTGCGATACTTCAAGGCGATAATCCAGATAAATTCCTCAGTTCCTTAAAGGATCGGCTTTTTTTAGACGATGGAAAACTTCTGAAACGTTTTTGCTTCATTCTGCGAATAGCTTGCCAAACACCAGATCCAACATTTATTTCCAAACTTAAACAAAGTGATGATAGCTCTTTAGTTGATGCCTTACTTCTTAGACCCTATGGTCAAGGATGGAAAGCCATAATTTGTTTTCTATTTGAAAACAGAGATTCTTTATTTGAGGATTTAATACCACACGTAACAGCAGTCTTAAACAATTGGTCTTCTCTATTAAATTTAAATGAAGACCTACCATTACCAGCTCGTGAAGCAGGGTTACTAGCTCTTCACCTTTTAGCTCCTCTTAAGGAGTCCTACAGAGATAATGGTGACAGAAAGAAATTACTCAGCATCATCATAAAAACCATTCCGGCGATACATGAAGATTTCTTAAGTCTTTTAAACACCGATGTTTTTGCGGATCAAGCTGATAGTTTGGCAGATCAGGAAGAAGTTATACCTAGTGATGTCAATAAGAACAAAGAGCTAGAAGAACGTTTACAAGCTATGGGAACTAATCAAGAAGAGCTTTTGCAACCTATTCTTGATGATGATTCTGATGACGATTTCAGGCGATCTCACCGACTAAATTATGTTGAAGAGTTTTGCAAAATGGCTTTTCAGGGAGTTGAAGCCGCTTTCTTTTGCAAGTACGACCCAGACACACTAATCAAACTAGCACTTTTTGAATGGTTAGTTACAGAGTCTAGTAATAGTAATGGGTCTCGCCACATAAATGGAAGAAATGTTGCTGGTTGCTTTGGACTTCATGCGCATAATGATAGCTTTTCACCAGCTAGCGGAGCAAAGGGACCATTCAAAAGCTTACTAGATTTCCATTCTAGAAAAGGACTCGACTTTATTCTTCATTTTCTGAATATAACGGCGGACAAGTATGCGCATTCAACTTTAGATACTCCAGAGCAGTCCCATTATTTAAGGATTAGAAATTCTGAGCCTCTTATTGAGCAAGTTAATATACACCTAAATGATGGTTCGCTAATAAGCCAATATTGCTCTAGCCGTTTGTGGACTGCATATCGTAATTGCTCTTTAGGTTCTTACGTTCCTACCTTGTTAATGTGTGCCCTAATGGCTCTTGAAAATTGGCTAATTGCATACGTGGAGCACTTTGAGGCAAATCAAATAGAGTTACTGTTTGAGTATATTCTAAGAAGTAGTAATTCTGTAATGTCCACAGCAGTTTTAGCTTCTGTAGCAACAGGTTTTTCTCTAAAAGTTGGGAAAGCTGCGCTACCACTTCTACGAACTGCTGAGTTGTATCATATGGATCGAGAGCGAACAATTCATGAATGTGGCGGCAATGAAATTGATTGGCATCGTTCTAGTTTTGATCCACTCTCTGAACTTTATTCAGCAGAGCGGCGTACTGCCGCTCTGCGTCCATGGCGAAAAGAGCATTTAGAAATGCTTGTTGTACGCCTTCAGTTTTCAGAATGGAGAGATGAGGCGCTTGCTGCAATTGATCTGTTGCGTGCATCTGAACCTCAAGATGAAACAATGCGATTCCTCTTGCATAGGATTGACAGTCGTGGCTGGAAGCCTGTTGAAGACCAAGAGAATAACAGAATTATTTTCGAGCCTGAAGGCTTAGAACCTGATTTAAAGGATATTCAGCAGCAAACTCAAGAAATGATGCAGGTTCAAAACCGATTCTCTACCCTTTGTGTATGGTCAAGGAAAACGTTTAAAAACGAGCCGCTAGAGACTGAATACTACGCAACGTGGCATGAAGCTCTTGCTGAGACAAAAGAGCTTTTTGAAGAACTTAAGGCTGGTGCAGTAAGTAATCTAGCAGCAATGTACTTTGGTGGTATTGTTACGGCGGCAGCAGTTTTTGTACGAGACTATTCAAGTGAACTGAATAAAGAAGATGTTTTGTGGTGTGCTCAATTAATCATCCAAGCAGTTATGGCGAATGCAGATTCAGACAATTCAACTGCAATTGTTGATGCAACTGATCATGATGGTGCAGCGGCAGCGGCATCTATCCTTCCAATTTTATTGGATTTTGTTTCTGAGAAACAGGAGGAATTTATTGTTAAAAAATTAATTGCTATTGCGCTAACACACGTTAATGAAAATGTTCGGCATAAAGCAGCAGCGGGTATCAGAAATCATCTTTGGAAAAGAGATTCTGAGTTTGCACAGAAATGTATTATTGGGGCACTTGAGTATGCCCGTTTTGAGCAAGACCAAGATAACCAATTTGTAAAGAGACGAATATATAGCCTAGAGGGTGCTGATAAAGAGGCTGAGATTACCAAGCTACAAGAAAGGAAAGATGAATTTCGTGAACGCTTTGCAAACGGTGAGATTTCTGGTGAACTTGAAAAAATAACTCTACAAGCCTATAGCCATTGGTATCTTTTAAGCCCATGTTTGATGATACCAGATGGGTCAAGGGAATCTAGCCATATCAAACTATTGTCTAACATCCTGAATCTCTCTTTTGAATCCGAGCAGCAAGAACATACTTATAGTTCTGAAAGAGATAAGAACTTGGAGATCCATTATAAAATTCGACTCGCTTTCATAGAACGTTTCGCAAAGCATATATTCTGTCTACAAGATTTGAATTTTCAACCCTACCTTGAATACCTAATAACAGGTTGCGATATAGCACCCGAATTCATTGATTATTTAGCTTTGCAAGTAGCTGTTATTGCCGAAAGGGCAAATAAGAAGGAAGTTTACTGGCAACTATGGAAAGAGTTGTCGCAGAAATTGCAAAAGTTGGCTATCAGTCTTGCTGCCAGTGAATCAAGATCTAGGCATCAGGATAGTATGCGAAAGTTAATTCGTAATATGTTATGTGCTCATACGCGTTGGCAAAAAGTTGATTATGAGAATCAGGACATTGTACTCGGGAAAGATTTGCTACTTGAATTCGTCACAAATGCTGGAAATAATCCAGATGTGTTTGAAGCATTAGCCTCACTTATGTATCACTTTCGCTCAATCTTCTTTGAACTAGGAATACACATTCTCTCTAAACATCAGAGAGAACAAGGCGGAACTCGTCTATTTTCGGGGAGAAATACTGCGTTCTATTTGGAAAGAGCCATTCAACATTTTCTACAGGTCGATCAAGTGGGACTTTTATCAAGAAATTTGCATGAGTCATGTTTGGTTCTGCTCAATGCAATAGTCGAAACCGCTTCCTCAAGAGCATATTATCTTCGACAACATCTTATTCGATCTCGTAAAATATTGTGA